In a single window of the Equus quagga isolate Etosha38 chromosome 7, UCLA_HA_Equagga_1.0, whole genome shotgun sequence genome:
- the LOC124242391 gene encoding mitochondrial ornithine transporter 2: protein MKSSPAIQAAIDLTAGAIGGTACVLTGQPFDTLKVKMQTFPALYKGLTDCCLKTYSQVGLRGFYKGTGPALIAYVAQNSVLFMCYGFCQQFVRKVVGLDKQAKLSDLQTATAGSFASAFAALALCPTELVKCRLQTMHEMEMSGKIAKSHNTVWSVVKSILRKDGPLGFYHGLSSTLIQEIPGYFFFFGGYELSRSFFASGRSKDELGPVPLMLSGGIAGICLWGVIYPVDCIKSRIQVLSISGKQAGFIGTLLSVVKNEGIAALYSGLKATMIRAFPANGALFLAYEYSRKMMMGQFEAY, encoded by the coding sequence ATGAAGTCCAGTCCTGCCATCCAAGCCGCCATCGACCTCACAGCGGGGGCCATAGGGGGCACAGCGTGTGTCCTGACCGGGCAGCCCTTCGACACCCTGAAAGTGAAGATGCAGACGTTTCCCGCCCTGTACAAGGGCCTCACCGACTGCTGCCTCAAGACCTACTCCCAAGTGGGCTTGCGGGGCTTCTACAAGGGGACTGGTCCAGCGCTCATTGCCTATGTCGCCCAGAACTCGGTCCTCTTCATGTGCTACGGCTTCTGCCAACAGTTTGTGAGGAAAGTGGTTGGACTGGACAAGCAGGCAAAACTGAGTGATCTGCAGACTGCAACCGCCGGTTCCTTCGCCTCTGCGTTTGCTGCGCTCGCCCTGTGCCCCACTGAGCTTGTGAAGTGCCGGCTACAGACCATGCACGAAATGGAGATGTCAGGGAAGATAGCAAAAAGCCATAATACAGTTTGGTCCGTCGTGAAGAGCATCCTTAGAAAGGATGGCCCCTTGGGCTTCTACCACGGACTCTCGAGCACTCTAATTCAAGAAATACCGGGCTATTTCTTCTTCTTCGGTGGCTATGAACTGAGCCGATCGTTTTTTGCCTCAGGGAGATCGAAAGATGAACTAGGCCCTGTCCCTTTGATGTTAAGTGGTGGAATTGCTGGAATTTGCCTTTGGGGTGTCATATACCCAGTGGACTGTATCAAATCCAGAATTCAGGTTCTTTCCATATCTGGAAAACAGGCAGGATTTATCGGAACTCTTCTAAGTGTTGTGAAAAATGAAGGAATAGCAGCCTTATATTCTGGACTGAAAGCTACTATGATTCGAGCGTTCCCTGCCAATGGGGCACTATTTTTGGCTTATGAATACAGCAGGAAGATGATGATGGGCCAGTTTGAAGCATACTGA